A single region of the Microtus ochrogaster isolate Prairie Vole_2 unplaced genomic scaffold, MicOch1.0 UNK7, whole genome shotgun sequence genome encodes:
- the Pcid2 gene encoding PCI domain-containing protein 2 produces MAHITINQYLQQVYEAIDTRDGASCAELVSFKHPHVANPRLQMASPEEKCQQVLEPPYDEMFAAHLRCTYAVGNHDFIEAYKCQTVIVQSFLRAFQAHKEENWALPVMYAVALDLRIFANNADQQLVKKGKSKVGDMLEKAAELLMSCFRVCASDTRAGIEDSKKWGMLFLVNQLFKIYFKINKLHLCKPLIRAIDSSNLKDDYSTAQRVTYKYYVGRKAMFDSDFKQAEEYLSFAFEHCHRSSQKNKRMILIYLLPVKMLLGHMPTIELLRKYHLMQFSEVTKAVSEGNLLLLNEALAKHETFFIRCGIFLILEKLKIITYRNLFKKVYLLLRTHQLSLDAFLVALKFMHVEDVDIDEVQCILANLIYMGHIKGYISHQHQKLVVSKQNPFPPLSTVC; encoded by the exons GTGTATGAGGCCATTGATACCAGAGATGGAGCGTCCTGTGCAGAGCTGGTGTCTTTCAAGCACCCTCATGTTGCAAACCCACGGCTCCAG ATGGCCTCTCCAGAAGAGAAATGCCAGCAAGTTCTGGAGCCCCCGTATGACGAAATGTTTGCAGCTCACTTAAG GTGTACCTATGCTGTGGGGAATCACGACTTCATAGAGGCCTACAAGTGCCAGACCGTGATAGTCCA GTCATTCCTGCGGGCATTCCAGGctcacaaagaagaaaactg GGCTCTGCCTGTCATGTATGCAGTAGCACTTGACCTTCGGATATTTGCCAATAAT GCAGATCAGCAGTtggtgaagaaagggaagagtaaAGTTGGGGACATGCTGGAAAAAGCCGCTGAGCTGCTTATGAGCTGCTTCCGCGTCTGCGCCAGCGACAC CCGTGCTGGCATAGAGGACTCTAAGAAGTGGGGGATGCTGTTCCTGGTGAACCAGCTGTTTAAAATCTACTTTAAG ATCAACAAACTTCACTTGTGTAAACCTCTTATCAGAGCTATTGACAGCTCAAACTTGAAAGATGACTATAGTACTGCACAGAGGGTCACATACAAATACTATGTTGGGCGTAAGGCCATGTTTGACAGTGACTTCAAGCAAG CGGAGGAATACCTGTCGTTTGCCTTTGAGCACTGCCATCGCTCCAGCCAGAAGAACAAGAGGATGATCCTGATCTACCTGCTGCCTGTGAAGATGCTGCTC GGTCACATGCCGACTATTGAGCTCCTGAGGAAGTACCACCTCATGCAGTTCTCAGAAGTGACCAAGGCTGTCAG CGAGGGCAATCTGCTGCTGCTCAATGAGGCACTGGCAAAGCACGAGACTTTCTTCATCCGCTGTGGCATCTTCCTCATCCTGGAGAAGCTGAAGATCATCACGTACAGGAACCTCTTCAAGAAAGT GTATTTACTACTCAGAACTCATCAGCTGTCTCTAGATGCCTTTCTGGTCGCCTTGAAATTCATGCATGTGGAAGATGTAGACATTGATGAAGTCCAGTGCATTCTGGCCAACTTGATATACATG GGTCACATTAAAGGCTACATCTCCCATCAGCATCAGAAGCTGGTTGTCAGCAAGCAAAACCCTTTTCCTCCACTGTCCACGGTGTGCTGA